DNA sequence from the Colletotrichum destructivum chromosome 9, complete sequence genome:
TAACGAATTGCCGTCCCAAATGGCTCCATCGAACAGAAAGTCCGGTTTTCTCCCAATCCGATGTGCATCAGCTCAGCAAACATCAGACATCCCTAAACCCTCCCTGTTCTCATCCGACGAGAGCAGCAAGGAAGGGAGACAGTCAGGCAATTACCACGCCATGAGTGAATGGCGGCCAGACACGGCTTGCGACGCCTGCTGGGCTCCGTCAACATGCTTAGGCCAGCCGGAAGCCATAAGCCATGCAACAGCACAAAGGCCCTTGTTATTGTCGGCACCGGGAGCCGGCATGGAGCATCGTGGCCAAGCCTGGGCAGCGTGAGGACGATTTTGTCCAGCCCAGCGCGGTTATTCCAGCAGCAAAGAAGCAAGAAGACGCGGGCGTTGCGCGGAGATTTGAGCTATCGACCTCAGTACTTTCGGTGTCAAGTGATGCTGTCATACCCCAAGTACCCACTCTACATGCTGCTTCTGTGATACACAACTCCGTCAGGGAGGGCAAGCCACGATCCGGTGCCATGAGCCACCTGCATTGGGTGCAGGTTGCAGCCTCAACCAATTTGGAAGATTGCTTGACGAAACTGAACGGGGGATGCGGGTGCCAGCATGCTCAGCTGGGCCGGTATCTGATACCGCCTTCGCTAAGAAGATTGGTCTTGATGACCGCAGTTGAGCAGAGAGTGGGATCGATACTGGTAATGGCTGTGTACATCTCATCTCCACCGACTAATATGCTTGCAGGATCATTGCCCAGGCGCTCCTCTCTGTATAAACATTCTCCCCATGTCAATGTTTCCCTCTAAAGCGAGCAAACCGTTCCACGCGATGCACAATTGCACAAAGAGGCCCCCTGTCCCATGCACATGCCCGCCCAAGTCTACTGGACTCGTAGCTCCTCCCGTCCCACGTTGCCACAGTCGAAGGACTCGACAACTCCTACGGTGGCATAAGCTAGACGAGTAGCACGCTGAAGTCTGGCACTCCGGAGGCTGTCTCCAGCTCCAACAAGACTTGGATGACATTATTGGAGGTGGAGGCAGCGAGATAGTCCCGGGCCGAACAAAAGAACccccgccgtcttcgagtCCTCTCTATggtccaccaccaccaacactACCGCACCTTCCAGTACGCGTCCGCGTCCGTCGCCCTCTTACCTATTGGGCCTAGAAAGGGCTGCGAGCCAGTCAACAACTCTCAAGGTCTTCGGCGTGGACGGATCGACGCAAGCTCCGACACTGGCGGGCGATGCTAATGCAGGGCGCCTTAGCTTGGCGCTCTTAGCGAGCTGCTTGACGGGTACAGCGCATGCGACAGGCCCCTCTTCCCCTGTACACTAAAGTGGCGCTTGGCTGCGGGTGTCGtggccccccctcccacgcCACAAGGGGCGAAGTTGGGCGCTGGAGAACTTGCCTTCTTCGGCCATCTTTCTCCAATCAGCGGTCATCGAGAAGCCCGGAAGATGGCGCCGGATGCTTGACAGGCGGGCGATAGAGGCAGCCAAAACGTCAAACCCCCTCGAGCCGACATCCAAGCCTCTGATCCACCCCCTCCGACCCGGTGACGAAGAGGTGATAGGACACCTGCAGGTCTTAGCAGATAGTGATATTCGCCGATATTCATACGATGATATCATGACGACTGGGTCGGCTGAAACACATCGACACCACCCCGACCGGAGGACATTGTGACGCGGGATTCCCCAGAGTCGACATCACGATTCCTGTTCCCTGTTCTGGTATTATTCGTCTgggtgatgccgccgaggaagaatCTCGGACGACGTCGCACGTCTTCTGAGATGAAGGGTTCTGGATCAACGCCGTACCGCCCGTGGCTGGTATGGACGAGAGACAACATGCGACGGACGTACCATTTCCCGACctggtcgccggcgacgtaACCTTTTTATCCATCCGAGGTACTAAAGTGAAGTCGCGCAGTCTTTCCCGGGGTGGCAGTACGACACATGTTTGCCCCGACAACGAACAtccttgggggggggggggggggggtgttttCCCTGTTGAGGTTTACGATGTACGTACAGAACCTCCAGttttcccttctcttccGTCCCGCACCAGACGATCGCAGAAAAGCAATGTCGAAAATCCAGTAGCATATTCTGGGCCCCCTGATTTAGTATAGAAACCAACAACGGCAGAGGCAAGGGTGTCAAGACAGTCTCAGCCTGTTAAGGGCCGTCTTTAACCAATCCGAATCTGAGGAATGCTatccccttttccctcttcttgcTCCAGGAACACATATCCTCCTCCGGGCGTTCCAATCGAGCTTAATTCTCCAACTCCAACGGGGGGGAATCGTTGCGTCTCGCGGGCTAACTGGATCATCGATGCCGCACCATTCAACCACGACTtccgcggcggcatcacctCCACTAGTCCAACCCCTTCTCGGGAATCGATCGGGGCACACCCCGGTTCGACCCCTCTTCCGACGACCCCTCACCGCAGTTCAAGGCCCACATCAAGCACCACAACACAGCAACTCAAGACAGCCAGCCACACGGCCTAAAGGACAGGCCAAGCCCAGGAACCCTCTCCagtgccgcctggccgtcGAAATCCCCCGCTTGCCTAGCACTGCTGGAAATCGGTCGATGCCCGTTTTCAGATGCGAGCCCACGCAAAATTGCGGTCTGCTGTGTTCCTCCCAACTTGAGCGCCTCACTAAGTACACGTAAACAAGCCCCGCGGGTGAATTAACATTCCACGCAGTTCGGTCCTCTCAAGCGGCCATTGGTTGTGTCGGCTGTGGTACCTGATcagcacagcagcagccacacACCGCATTCAAGACAGAGAAGCCTTCCAGCTTCCTGGACACCTATCTCCCCAGCAGTTGGTTGCGCAAGCCTGCTGTCTCAGCACAAGACAAGCTGGCCGGTGGTCGCATGTAATCAATCTAGGACTCATCCTCGGTTCCTTTCGTTGCGACGTCTTACAGGCCGGgtccctcgtcgtcgtcgtcgtcgtcgtcgtcgtcgtcgtcgtctcgcaGACTCATACATTTGGCTGCTCCGAGTACAGAATAGAGTAATTGCAAAAATAGCAGAGGCACGCAACCCCCTTCGTCACGAGTCTCCGGTTCGTCCGAATCGCCCGGGGTATGCAAGTAGACACTCCCTCATGACTCGACGGGGGGGAACCTATGTTCTATCTCTGACATCACAAAGCCCGGAAGAAGCGTCTACGGAATCTGCGTCTAGACTCTGCACTGGATGCACAGCTGGCTGGTCCTGTGGCACCGAACCCCGGTCCTGGTTGAGGTGTGTCTCCAGCCCAGCCCTGCTGCTGAAAGAGACCTCCCCAACCACCCCCCTAGGTTGGCAAAATGCCCACATCAACAACCATCAGTcatccacccatccatccactcACCACCCACACTCGCCCGTTCATTGAGGAATCGGCTGAAGTTGTGGATGGATGAAAGTGTAGACTGACTGTGGCTACTGCTTCTGTCATGATGTAACCAAGCGGGAAAATACATGCAGAATTGCTTTGTCCAAGGTGGTGTTTGCAAGTAGCCTGCATGCCCCTGGCATATGAGTGACAACGAGCAGCTAGCTCCCTTCCAACAGCATCCTTTGCAAACAGACACGACTGTCCTCACCACATGGACACTACTGCAAGTTCCTTAGCTTATTTGACCCATCGAATCCACATGCTGGACGTCAAAGACGCGCAATACCCACGCCTGAAGCTTATCCTCTACCCTGCCCGCCGACCTTGCCCACAACACTAGCCTCCTTTTCTGTATATGAACCGCCAGACCCCAAACCCTCCATCCATTTtctggctctctctctcactttaGCTTTCAGAAATTCAACTCTTCTATCATTGCCCATTCTCTCGTTCGGAGCAGGAGGTGTCATACATCAACAGGCCTGCCAAGCCTCCTTCATTGAAACCCACTTTCTCCCATTCGTTTTGCTTCGTTTTGCCTGTCCCCAGCATCTCGACACTCATCCACCCTCCGTGTGGCAACAGTTTGAAAGGGCCAAGAGTCGACAGCCGCCGCACAACTCACACGCCTCAGCCGAGAACTACCAGCAAAGGGGGAACAAAGCCTTCTTCCGCCTTTCGGTGTTCCCACCATCACAGCTCCCGTGATCCCACGAGGCAGCGGCACAAGAGGAAACCCCACGTCAACTTGCACCCGCCTCTCTTGTGTGATTCCTGAACGAGGTCATAGTTTGACAAAGCGGGTCAGGAGTCTCTCTCTTGAGGGTACAAGTCTTGCCGCCCTGGGctaaaaacaaaaacaaatCTGGGTTGTGGGcgaaaaaagaaaataagaagttttctctcttctcaccACATCACCACCTCTCTTCTTGGCACTTTGggctaccaccaccaccttgaACGACCGCCAGATCATCATCAAACCTCTCACAAACAGGCTCACCGCCACTCTCCAGATCACCAAACAAGACTTCAGGTACGTTTAGAAATCTTCAGGCTCGTCTCCGTTGCGAGCGGGTTGGGCAGCAACCGTTTCCCTCGTCCGTCTGTCCGTCCGCAACGCGTCACGCCTTGTCGTCAAcctccatcccccctcccagcCCTTCGAATCCCGCTCTTTTCACGTCGATCATCATCGGATCTCGGCATCGGATAGTTCACGAATCGTTTCTTAGCGAGACGGAAGCTTTTATTTTCCAGGTGGCCACGTTGGGACGATGGTGTAATTCCCTGCCCTCCGTGAGATGGATGGCCGGTGACCTGTGGAGGGGTTTGTCCCCCGCGATCTCGCTGGCCCCTCGCGATCTCATTGGGAGTCCCGTCAGCGACAAGATTTACAATTCATATATGAGAATCCGTCATTCTTAACGAGCATTTGCTAATATTCATTCACCCGGCAGACAAGCAACATGCGTTTCTCTGCGCTCATCACCTTCGCCCTGGGTGGCATGGCCGTCGCCATGCCCCaggcctccgtctccgtcggtGGCGCCTTGGCTCCCAAGGACGGCCCTCCTTCCGGCTGCGAGACCAACTTTGATGGAAACTTCGGTctcaccgtcgtcgagctcggcaagCGAAGCCTTGACGTAGGTTTACCACGACCCGACATGGAAGTGGCTCTGCTAACAAGCTCAACAGAAGCGAGGCGCTTGCACTGGCGCGGGCTCCCTTGACCTCACTCTCAAGGACAGCGTCTTGACCGACTCTCAGAACCGTACGGGTTCCATCGTCGCGAACTTCCAGTTCCAGTTCGACGGTCCTCCCCAGGCCGGTGTCATCTACACCTCGGGCTTCTCTGTCTGTTCCAATggctctctcgctctcggtGGATCTACCACCTTCTACCGCTGCCTCTCTGGTAACTTCTACAACCTGTACGACCGTCACTGGGCCGAGCAGTGCTCCCCCATCCACCTCTCTGTCCTGCCCTGCGGTGAGAACGCCCCTGTCCCCTCGGGTGGCCAGATCGTCGGAACCACCATGGTCGCCACTACTCTCGTGACCGTCATCGAGGATGGCCAGCCGCAGGTGGTCCCCACCACCATTCCGGTTCCCATCTGCCAGATCGACGATGGCCAGATCCAGGGTCATACCACTCCGTGCGGCGAGCTCCCGCCCATCACCCGCACCGCTTCTCAGCCCGatgccagccagccgcccTACACTCCTCCTGGAACTCCCGTCGCGCCGCCTACTACCGCTACCGCTACCACTGCGCCCACTGTTCCGCCTGTCCAGTCGACCCCTCAGGTCTCGACCGTTCCGTCCAACACCACGGCGCCCGTCAACCCGCCCGGCGCGACCTCGACTTCCCCCGCGGGCACGACCACTCCGGTGGCTCCCCCCGTCGCTGCGGGCCAGAGCCTCGCTCCGGCCTCgctcctcgctctcgtcgccACGCTCTTCGCGGCTCTGTACATTGTCTAGAGAGGCTGCCCTCAGCACTGGAAAGTACTTAATTGGTCTAGGCGAAGGGGTTCAGTGCACACATTTCGCGACTTCTCACAGTCTTGCCTTGCATTCGGCAGCTTTTTAatggatgatgacgagatACGGACTTCTCTTTTTTTACTTTCTGGGCGTGGGGACTGGAAAGGAAGGGTTTGCACGCTTTTGCAGACCGGAGTAGGGGCCTTGGCATAGCATGGCATAGCATGGCATGGCAAATAGATCCCCAGATCGGTAATTAGTACCAATACAACGATAACAGCAGACTGTTTGTACAAGGATCCAAATGTGACATTAACGTGAGACTCAATGGTGAGTCAGTCGCCTGTAGATGGTGGTGGACATATCCATTCTGATGAGACGGCGTATGTCCGAAGTTGATGGGAATGCCAGAATCGGAATCGCATGGCGGCCACAGCGTCCGACTACAGGGACTCCAACATGCGATAGTGGGTGTGAGAATGGGAGTGAGAAGTGGGAGTGGGAGCTTAGCCGAATTATCACCGCGCACGGACTACATAAGCTTTCGCGCCGAACCTCGAAATTCCAGCACGCGAGAAGAAGCCTGCAAGTGACGTCGTTCACCGCCAAAGAAAACCACCCCTTCCGACCAACTCGCGAGAAATAACGTCGAACCAACCGTACCCGACCCCATCGTTACCCGCCCCCAACCTCTTCACGGCGGATCACAAAAATGTCCGAATACTGGAAGTCGACGCCAAAGTACTGGTGCAAGCACTGCAGCATCTTCGTGCGCGACACGAAGCTCGAGCGGCAGAACCACGAGGCGACGGGCAAGCACCAGGGCGCGCTCAAGCGGTTCCTGCGCGACCTTCACCGCGGCCATGAGCAGGAGGAGCGCGAGAAGGAGCGCGCGAAgcgcgaggtcgagaggCTGAAGGGCATCGCGCCcgggtcgtcggcgtcggcgttctcggcgccctcgttTCCCAGGCCCGGCGGGTCGTcgggcgcgccggcgccgtcttcggccgAGGCGCAGCGGAAACAGCAGATGGAGCAGCTCGCGGGGCTGGGCGTGTCGATACCGACGGCGTTCCGGGGCgacatggcgatggcgggcgAGTGGACCGTCACGGCGACCAAGGTCGTCGACCCGGACGCGCCGCGAGAGAAGCCCGTCGTGGCCAAGGCGGTCGGGGTCAGGAAGCGCGAGCGGACggatgaggagaaggaggaggaggaggcggtgcgCGGGCTGTTCAAGAAGCGGAAAGGATGGGGCAGCacgaggaggatgcccgaggacgacggggatCTCGACGCGCTGCTCAGCAGCAACACGCTTCTGCGGGCtgtcaagaaggaggaagacgcGGAAGAGCCTGCTGAGGCGGACGCCAAGGGGGATGTCAAGTTGGAAGAGAGCCccgcggaggaggaggtcaagaaggaggacggcgtggAGGACGTAGCGCTGGCGGATGTGAAGCCAGATGCGCCATCTGTCAAGAGGGAGCctgaagacgacgacgacgatgctggcAAAGGCCTGGACGTGCCGGCTTTGGGCGATGCAGCCGTgaagaaggaggatgaggcGACTGCAGAATCCGCGGAGGCCGCAGCGCCGGCCGTGGTGttcaagaagcgcaagcccAAGAACATTCGTCAAAAGTGACTTTTttgagggggggaagggaacCGGATCTGTGCATAGCGACGGCGTTAGGTGGGAGGGAGGACTCGGTCACCCTCTGCACACAAGAGGGGCAACACTTCGGCAGTCCAGCCATTTGTTTGTGTTTTGAAATGATACCATGCGGACTTTTTGTTagtctctttctttctctcattctctctcaTGTTCTCTCTGTTTGTCTCTTCCAAAAGGGTGCTTGTTTCCTGTTTACTCTGTAGGTGGCAGGCATATCACGATACGCCCCCAACGACAACCCTCCCCGACTtccgccctccccccctcccccgatGGGGATTAGCGGGGTAGCACGTGATTTCGCTGCTGGAGAATTGCTTAATTCtatttcctcctcctccacctaTCCGCAGCGACCGATGTCTCTCCGTCGcctccgtcgtctcctcgTGGGGTCGCGTTTATGAGCTGGGGTTCTTCACTCCATTTTTATCTCATCCAACGACCCAAATCTCAccatctctctccctctctttcattttctttccctctctctttctctttctgtcacacacacaaaagTCGGACCACTCGTGCCTCATCTCGAACATCTCCGCGCAACCCACGACTGGAACCATGAGGCTTCGAAATGCAAAAGATGATGGTGTCTCCCCCAGCAGCTAGTCCCTCTTCAATATCCCCGGCCAGCAGCACCCACCTCGGCAAGCGCCACGAACCCAGCGAGGACGCGCACGActccggcagcggcagccatgGCTACGGCCACAATGGCAACCCgtcctccgcctcgtccgGCTCGCGCCCCAAGAGGGCCCAGGTCTCGCGCGCCTGCGCCCGCTGCAAAAGCCTCCGCCGCGCGTGCAACGAGTACCGCCCTTGCAAGCGCTGCGTCGACGCCGGTCTCGGCGACCAGTGTCTCGGCCTGCCCGGCCCCGTTTCTCTCGCCTGGGTGTCGGACGGCTCCCAGGCTTTCGGCCACGTGCCCCACGAGGCCGTCCAGCGCATGGCCGATCTGCTCCCCGCCCGCGTCATGGACTACTGCGTCGACCGCTTCTTCGCCCGCCTGAACCCCACCATCCCCATCCTGACCCCGGAGTACGTCGCCCACCTCAAGGTCGTCGCGGGGCCCTCCGAGCCCGGCATGGAGGCCCACTGCCTCCTGACCGCCGTCTGTGCCCTGGTCCTGCTCCAGGTCGAGGAGCCCGAGAGCCTGTGGCTGCAGGGCCTGATCCCGGAGAAGAACGCCCTGCACGGCCGCATGCTGTTCGaggaggccctcgccgcccatcGCAACTTTGCCCGCCGCTCGAACCCGAGCTTCGAGCAGTGCCTCTTGACCTTCTTCCTTTACGCCTGCCACTCGGCCCTGTTCCACCACAGCCAGGCCTTCCTGTTCCTGCGGGAGGCCACTACCCTATTCCTGCTGTTGCGCCTCAACACCGAGGCCTCCCCGAGGGGGCTGGCCGACCGCCTGTTCTGGGTGCTGCTCGTGTCAGAGCGCTCCCACGGCATCCGCTACCGCCGGCCCGTGACGCTG
Encoded proteins:
- a CDS encoding Putative zn(2)Cys(6) fungal-type DNA-binding domain-containing protein, which produces MQKMMVSPPAASPSSISPASSTHLGKRHEPSEDAHDSGSGSHGYGHNGNPSSASSGSRPKRAQVSRACARCKSLRRACNEYRPCKRCVDAGLGDQCLGLPGPVSLAWVSDGSQAFGHVPHEAVQRMADLLPARVMDYCVDRFFARLNPTIPILTPEYVAHLKVVAGPSEPGMEAHCLLTAVCALVLLQVEEPESLWLQGLIPEKNALHGRMLFEEALAAHRNFARRSNPSFEQCLLTFFLYACHSALFHHSQAFLFLREATTLFLLLRLNTEASPRGLADRLFWVLLVSERSHGIRYRRPVTLQITAESPAMDNDPTLSGFWSLAALFSPLDTSFIALLNQEKVATPPSNAALTYIETAVNSALRSTSDLKDTQKANLRVTQLWLRVILWQLRLRFGYLAEESVHLSMTYHYPLEVAKDLVLSTRDLPVDSIKVHGVGLTEKLFDIASAAVDVLARVPITPSSPHRTAGSGGPEEDLNYMRRLITRLPGGISIYDDLLGKHIQQAVPSMAIGQATLSHHPT
- a CDS encoding Putative WW domain-binding protein; its protein translation is MSEYWKSTPKYWCKHCSIFVRDTKLERQNHEATGKHQGALKRFLRDLHRGHEQEEREKERAKREVERLKGIAPGSSASAFSAPSFPRPGGSSGAPAPSSAEAQRKQQMEQLAGLGVSIPTAFRGDMAMAGEWTVTATKVVDPDAPREKPVVAKAVGVRKRERTDEEKEEEEAVRGLFKKRKGWGSTRRMPEDDGDLDALLSSNTLLRAVKKEEDAEEPAEADAKGDVKLEESPAEEEVKKEDGVEDVALADVKPDAPSVKREPEDDDDDAGKGLDVPALGDAAVKKEDEATAESAEAAAPAVVFKKRKPKNIRQK